One segment of Macrotis lagotis isolate mMagLag1 chromosome 1, bilby.v1.9.chrom.fasta, whole genome shotgun sequence DNA contains the following:
- the HEPACAM gene encoding hepatic and glial cell adhesion molecule translates to MKRERGALFRGSSAPRLTPFVCLLLIQTGSLEGVNITSPVRLIHGTVGKSALLSVQYSSTSSDKPVVKWQLKRDKPVTVVQSIGTDVIGTLRPDYRDRIRLFENGSLLLSDLQTSDEGTYEVEISITDDTFTGEKTINLTVDVPISKPQVVVASSTVLELSESFTLNCSHENGTKANYTWLKDGKPLSNDSRMLLSPDQKVLTITRVLMADDDIYSCLVENPISQGRSVPIKLTVYRRSSLYIILTTGGIFLLVTLVTVCACWKPSKKSGKKRKLEKQGSLEYDDQNDDHLKPEVETLPRSGEHERKNPVALYILKDKDPPEGEESSAPEPRSSPEPGPPAYALSAAAPGRSPGLPMRAARRYPRSPARSPAASRTHSSPSRSPSSPGRSRSSTRTLRTAGVHVIREQEEAGTVEISA, encoded by the exons GCTCGCTGGAAGGGGTCAACATCACAAGCCCAGTGCGTCTGATCCATGGCACTGTGGGGAAGTCGGCTCTGCTCTCTGTGCAGTACAGTAGCACCAGTAGTGATAAGCCAGTGGTTAAGTGGCAGTTGAAGAGGGACAAGCCAGTGACAGTGGTACAATCCATTGGAACTGATGTCATTGGCACTCTCAGGCCTGACTACCGTGACCGAATCAGACTCTTTGAGAATGGCTCCCTTCTCCTCAGTGATCTTCAGACATCTGATGAGGGCACTTATGAGGTAGAGATTTCCATCACTGATGATACTTTCACTGGAGAAAAGACCATCAACCTCACTGTGGATG TTCCCATCTCAAAGCCACAGGTAGTGGTGGCTTCATCTACTGTCCTGGAGCTCAGCGAATCCTTCACACTTAACTGTTCCCATGAAAATGGTACGAAAGCCAACTATACTTGGCTGAAGGATGGCAAACCACTCAGCAATGACTCAAGGATGCTCCTCTCCCCTGACCAAAAGGTGCTCACCATCACACGAGTGCTTATGGCAGATGATGATATCTATAGCTGCTTGGTGGAGAACCCTATTAGCCAAGGCCGAAGTGTCCCCATCAAGCTTACTGTGTACC GGAGAAGCTCCCTCTACATCATCCTGACCACAGGTGGCATCTTTCTCCTTGTGACTTTGGTGACAGTCTGTGCATGTTGGAAACCCTCCAAAAAATCTGG AAAGAAGCGGAAGCTGGAAAAGCAGGGTTCTCTAGAGTATGATGATCAAAATGATGACCACCTGAAACCTGAag TAGAGACCCTCCCCCGAAGTGGAGAACATGAGCGGAAGAACCCTGTAGCCTTGTACATCCTGAAGGATAAG GACCCACCCGAAGGGGAGGAGAGCTCCGCTCCCGAGCCTCGGAGCAGCCCCGAGCCGGGCCCGCCGGCCTACGCCCTCTCGGCCGCCGCCCCGGGCCGCTCCCCCGGGCTGCCGATGCGCGCGGCCCGCCGCTATCCCCGCTCCCCGGCCCGCTCTCCAGCCGCCAGCCGCACGCACAGCTCCCCCAGCCGGTCCCCGAGCTCCCCCGGCCGCTCCCGCAGCTCCACGCGCACCCTCCGGACTGCGGGCGTGCACGTGATCCGGGAGCAGGAGGAGGCCGGCACCGTGGAGATCAGCGCCTGA